The stretch of DNA CTATTTTATCACCAAACAACACTTTTCAAAAGGGTAATTCTTCATGGTCAGCGACATCGCCTacttccaaaaaataaaatctacatAGTTGGAGCCATCTGTACCCATCTActtcaaaaaaataaagtttctCCGAGTCAAAAATATTAACACAAGATCGAATTTTACTTGTACTAAGCTGTGACCTTCTTGTTCCCAAACATTTTCAAGTTATGATTCCTGCACGAGCATATACAACAAAGACAACTTAATTCAGAGATCAGATTTGATCATGATAATCTATTATATCGATGTCTTTCTATTTAAACAACCAATCAATCTCAAAGTATATAAACATAAAGTGATTTTCAACCATGGTTAACATACATACATGAAGATATACCCATAGTATATGACACTCAGAaacatataatcaattaatgAAAGCAATAGCCTCAAACTAATCAGAAATTAAGTGCGTATATAAGTTATACCTGTAATGGTTAATGTTTTATGAAAGTACCATATCTCCTAAGCGAACACCAGCAGCTGTCATGAAATGAAAAAGAGCATCCAATCGCATTTCAGGTGGGATCCCAAAGATTTGGCGCTTTTTCTGCTCATTTTCACATAAAAACTGATAACACTGCATCCGAGCTGAACCTATCAGACCCAATTCAGACAACATATCCCATACATCTGATTCGCTATAAAGGCGAGGCCTACTTTGTTGCATAATAGCCAACCCTTTTTCAGCAATTGCAACTTGTCTTTCAATTAACGAGACTTGTTTTTCGGCAACCGAAACTTGCCTCTCAGCCACAGAAGCTTGTCTCTCAGCTGATTCAACCTGCCTCTGAGCTACGTCATGTAGCTTGCTAGACAGATAAGTACCCTCTTTGACAGCATCGGCCATGGTAGTAATTCCCAAAGCAAGTTTTTCATATTGTGCCTCCAAAAAATCATTCATAGGAGATTTACGCTTTGTTCCTCTTGACGCTGAAGTCCCACCTAATTGATTTGGTTGACTATGAGGACCACTTGGTGAATCTAAATTAGCAGGAAACGTTGGGGTATCATGTCCCATATTAACATCTATGTCAGAAAATCCAACGTTTTCAAATGAGTCATTCAAATCAATGTGATCTCTAGcaatttcttaaatcctttctCGTGACGTAGCAGCTCCTTTACAGTAGCTCTATCAGCTCCGAACAACTCCTTCAAAGTATCATAATGCttaatttgcatttttttccatttttctgcTTGTGGTTTCTCCTACATAAACAAGTGTTGAAATTATTTGGTGACTAACTTCATCAATTATATAAGTAACAAAAGCAAAGTTTAAGATACCTTAATGAAGTCTTGCCACACCTCCTCTTCAGCTTCAAACTTTCTAGTTACAGGATTCCATGCAAATCCACTTAAGTGATGAAATAAGTCATATGCCTCAGCAAAATGATCTTTCAATGTCTTCATTCTattctttatgtgattttttgttATGTGAGGGCCTATTACTATACTCAAAGTCTTCACAACATTGGCATATGCTTCAGTTGTCCACGAGCCATCGTGCCTATTACCTTTCGATGCTTCCTCTGCTAATGCATTTAGCAAAACTTCATCCATATCATCAGACCATCTTAAATTGTCTTTCGAAGGTTGGTTGGCTTCTGCtgttttatttcctttattCGGCATTATGTAACCTGTAACAATCccataaaaaatctaatcaaaCAATTCTGAGTGGAAACTATacattcatatatatacatattcacATACAAGAAACATAATCACCTATAATGATTGATACACATTCCACATTTCGAATGCAATGTTATCTCTTAACAACGATGCATGCCTATATTCCTCATCACGTGGTTGATTTGACTGTGATCTATCTATGCTTTGTTCTTGTAGCAATTCTCGATCAACCGCATCAATTATAGACTGATCAACATCGACACCCATTAAATAGTTATGCAGTATGCAACATGCCAAAAAAATGTCTCGCATAGTTTCAAATGAATAATAAGGTTCTGTGTCGCCGGCTATAATTGGGAATATTTTCTTTAGAACTCTGAAACATCTTTCGATGACATTTCTTAATGAAGAATGTCGGTGGTTGAATAATTCTTTGGGATTTTGTGGCTCACGCACTGAATACTCTTTCAAGTGATACCGAACACCTCTATATGGTGTCAGTATNNNNNNNNNNNNNNNNNNNNNNNNNNNNNNNNNNNNNNNNNNNNNNNNNNNNNNNNNNNNNNNNNNNNNNNNNNNNNNNNNNNNNNNNNNNNNNNNNNNNNNNNNNNNNNNNNNNNNNNNNNNNNNNNNNNNNNNNNNNNNNNNNNNNNNNNNNNNNNNNNNNNNNNNNNNNNNNNNNNNNNNNNNNNNNNNNNNNNNNNNNNNNNNNNNNNNNNNNNNNNNNNNNNNNNNNNNNNNNNNNNNNNNNNNNNNNNNNNNNNNNNNNNNNNNNNNNNNNNNNNNNNNNNNNNNNNNNNNNNNNNNNNNNNNNNNNNNNNNNNNNNNNNNNNNNNNNNNNNNNNNNNNNNNNNNNNNNNNNNNNNNNNNNNNNNNNNNNNNNNNNNNNNNNNNNNNNNNNNNNNNNNNNNNNNNNNNNNNNNNNNNNNNNNNNNNNNNNNNNNNNNNNNNNNNNNNNNNNNNNNNNNNNNNNNNNNNNNNNNNNNNNNNNNNNNNNNNNNNNNNNNNNNNNNNNNNNNNNNNNNNNNNNNNNNNNNNNNNNNNNNNNNNNNNNNNNNNNNNNNNNNNNNNNNNNNNNNNNNNNNNNNNNNNNNNNNNNNNNNNNNNNNNNNNNNNNNNNNNNNNNNNNNNNNNNNNNNNNNNNNNNNNNNNNNNNNNNNNNNNNNNNNNNNNNNNNNNNNNNNNNNNNNNNNNNNNNNNNNNNNNNNNNNNNNNNNNNNNNNNNNNNNNNNNNNNNNNNNNNNNNNNNNNNNNNNNNNNNNNNNNNNNNNNNNNNNNNNNNNNNNNNNNNNNNNNNNNNNNNNNNNNNNNNNNNNNNNNNNNNNNNNNNNNNNNNNNNNNNNNNNNNNNNNNNNNNNNNNNNNNNNNNNNNNNNNNNNNNNNNNNNNNNNNNNNNNNNNNNNNNNNNNNNNNNNNNNNNNNNNNNNNNNNNNNNNNNNNNNNNNNNNNNNNNNNNNNNNNNNNNNNNNNNNNNNNNNNNNNNNNNNNNNNNNNNNNNNNNNNNNNNNNNNNNNNNNNNNNNNNNNNNNNNNNNNNNNNNNNNNNNNNNNNNNNNNNNNNNNNNNNNNNNNNNNNNNNNNNNNNNNNNNNNNNNNNNNNNNNNNNNNNNNNNNNNNNNNNNNNNNNNNNNNNNNNNNNNNNNNNNNNNNNNNNNNNNNNNNNNNNNNNNNNNNNNNNNNNNNNNNNNNNNNNNNNNNNNNNNNNNNNNNNNNNNNNNNNNNNNNNNNNNNNNNNNNNNNNNNNNNNNNNNNNNNNNNNNNNNNNNNNNNNNNNNNNNNNNNNNNNNNNNNNNNNNN from Arachis duranensis cultivar V14167 chromosome 4, aradu.V14167.gnm2.J7QH, whole genome shotgun sequence encodes:
- the LOC107485776 gene encoding uncharacterized protein LOC107485776 yields the protein MGHDTPTFPANLDSPSGPHSQPNQLGGTSASRGTKRKSPMNDFLEAQYEKLALGITTMADAVKEGTYLSSKLHDVAQRQVESAERQASVAERQVSVAEKQVSLIERQVAIAEKGLAIMQQSRPRLYSESDVWDMLSELGLIGSARMQCYQFLCENEQKKRQIFGIPPEMRLDALFHFMTAAGVRLGDMVLS